Sequence from the Clostridium botulinum genome:
TGTATTTGCGGTGGTACTGCATTATGTGAGGGCATTGGAGAAAAGGTTACAAAATTAAAGCCGTTTAGAGATAAAATTTTAGTGGTAGTAAAACCTCCATTTGGAGTATCTACTAAAGAAGTATATAAGGCTTTTGATTTGTCAAAGGTTATTTTCCATCCTAAAACTAATGAATTAATATCAAATATTGAAAAAAATAATATTGAGTTTATATCAAATAATATGAAAAATTTACTTGAAAATGTTACGTTGGGTAGATATAAAATTATTTCTACCATAAAAGAAGAAATCAATATATGTGGTGCTTTAGGAAGCATGATGAGTGGAAGTGGTCCAACAGTATTTGGTTTTTTTGATGACATGTTAAAAGCTCAAAAATGTTATGAAAAAATGAAGGAAAAATATGTAGACGTGTTTATAACCAGAACAATTTAAAAATAAATTGAATAAAACTCCCTGTATTTGGAAAATATTTCAAGTATAGGAGTGTGAAGATATGAAAAAAGTATTAAGTTGTTTAATGTTTATAATTATTTTTTCTACATTAATTGTAGGGTGTACAAGTTCTAATATGGTAAATAATAATAATTCAGAAGAATTAAATTATGAAGAGGTAAAAAATTCTTTAATAAGGTTTCATGTTATAGCAAATAGTGATACAAATGAAGATCAAAGTTTAAAACTAAAAGTTAGAGATGAGGTTATAAATTATTTATATCCTTATTTAAATAAATCTGATTCTTTGGATGAGTCTAGAGAAATAATAAAAAATAATTTTGAAGAAGTAAAGTTAATTGCAGAAAAAGTGATTAAAGAAAATAATTACAATTATGATGTTGATATTGAATTGTCTAGAGAAAATTTTCCTGAAAAAGCTTATGGAAATATAGTATTGCCACAAGGCAATTACGAAGCTTTTAGAATTATAATAGGAAGTGGACAAGGAAGAAATTGGTGGTGTGTTATGTTCCCACCATTATGTTTTGTAGACGAGTCAAAAGCAAAAATTGAATATGAAAAAACTCAAAATAAAATAAAAGAAGAAGTTAATAAGAAAGATTCAAAAGATAATATAAAAATTAAATTTAAAGTGGTGGAAGTTATAGATAATTTATTAAAATAGTAATAAACATTGCTTTATAAATTAGGAGGATTAGTATATGGTAAAAGCATTAGCTATGATATCGGGGGGACTTGATAGTATATTAGCAGCAAAGTTAATAAAGGAACAAGGTATAGAAGTTATAGGAATTTGTTTTAAATCATATTTCTTTAATGAAGAAAATGCTAAAAGAATGACTGAACAAATAGGAATAAAATTAGAAGTTATAGATTTTTCAGAAGAACATTTTGATTTAGTAAGAAATCCAAAACATGGTTGGGGAAAGAATATGAATCCGTGTATTGATTGTCATTCAATGATGATGAATTATTCAGGAAAGCTGTTAGAAAAATTTAATGCTGACTTTATAATTACAGGTGAAGTTTTAAATCAGCGCCCAATGTCTCAAAATAGACAAGCTCTTAATATAGTAAAGAAAGAATCAGGATATTCGGATAAAATATTACGTCCTTTATGTGCTCAAAATTTAGATCCTACTCAAATGGAAATAGATGGATTAGTAGATAGAGAAAAATTATTAAAAATATCTGGTAGAAGTAGAGCTATTCAAATGGAATTAGCTGAAAATTGGGGGATAAAGGATTACCCATCACCAGCTGGTGGTTGTAAATTAACAGAACCTAATTATTCTATTAGACTTAGAGAATTAGTAAATAGAAAATCTGATGTTACTCAAAGAGAAATTGATCTTTTAAAATATGGAAGACATTTTATTACTCCTAATAATGTTAAAATTATAGTTTCTAGAACAGCGGATGAAGGTGAAGCATTTAAAAAATTATTAATAAAAGAAGATTTAGTGTTCCTTACATCTAAATTTAATGGTGCAATGGTTATAATTCCAGCTGGAAATAATCCAACAGAAGAAGATTTAACTTTAGCTTGTAGATTTGCAGTTAGATATAGTAAAGGAAAAGATGAAGAATCCGTAGAAGTTAAATATGGCAATGTATCTACTGAATTTAATAAATTTAAAAATGTGGATTCTGTTACTCAAAAAGAATTAGAAGAGTATAATTTAAACAAGTAATAATATAACATTGTTTACATAATAGTATGAGTTAGTATCATATTATATTAGATCAAGAGGGAGACGAGTATGAAAAAAAAGGCTATTATAACGGTTAAAAGTAATGCTTCTATGGAGGATAATAAGCTAATAGAAGTTATATCACCTGGCGAATTTTATATAGAAGATGATGGATTTAGAGTTGAATATGATGAAACTGAAATATCGGGAATGGAAGGAACAAAAACAATAATATTCATTAGAAATAATTCCTTTACATTAGAAAGAAAGGGATCGACTACAACTAAGATGGACTTTAAAAAAAGAATGAAATCAACATCCCTATATAAAACTCCTTATGGAATTCTTAAATTAAAT
This genomic interval carries:
- a CDS encoding DUF1934 domain-containing protein, with protein sequence MKKKAIITVKSNASMEDNKLIEVISPGEFYIEDDGFRVEYDETEISGMEGTKTIIFIRNNSFTLERKGSTTTKMDFKKRMKSTSLYKTPYGILKLNVDTKNLDIDINEDGGTIDVKYSMGMEGQVAMNTKLVVDIKVNDK
- the ispE gene encoding 4-(cytidine 5'-diphospho)-2-C-methyl-D-erythritol kinase codes for the protein MDIKAYAKINISLDVIGKRDDGYHLLKMIMQNIDLYDIVQVEKIPNGIKLKCNKPYVPTDERNLAYKAAKLFKETYNIKSGIYINIEKNIPVSAGLAGGSTDAAAVLKIMNKMFNINVTQSELMNLGLKLGADVPYCICGGTALCEGIGEKVTKLKPFRDKILVVVKPPFGVSTKEVYKAFDLSKVIFHPKTNELISNIEKNNIEFISNNMKNLLENVTLGRYKIISTIKEEINICGALGSMMSGSGPTVFGFFDDMLKAQKCYEKMKEKYVDVFITRTI
- the spoIIR gene encoding stage II sporulation protein R, with amino-acid sequence MKKVLSCLMFIIIFSTLIVGCTSSNMVNNNNSEELNYEEVKNSLIRFHVIANSDTNEDQSLKLKVRDEVINYLYPYLNKSDSLDESREIIKNNFEEVKLIAEKVIKENNYNYDVDIELSRENFPEKAYGNIVLPQGNYEAFRIIIGSGQGRNWWCVMFPPLCFVDESKAKIEYEKTQNKIKEEVNKKDSKDNIKIKFKVVEVIDNLLK
- a CDS encoding DUF814 domain-containing protein: MVKALAMISGGLDSILAAKLIKEQGIEVIGICFKSYFFNEENAKRMTEQIGIKLEVIDFSEEHFDLVRNPKHGWGKNMNPCIDCHSMMMNYSGKLLEKFNADFIITGEVLNQRPMSQNRQALNIVKKESGYSDKILRPLCAQNLDPTQMEIDGLVDREKLLKISGRSRAIQMELAENWGIKDYPSPAGGCKLTEPNYSIRLRELVNRKSDVTQREIDLLKYGRHFITPNNVKIIVSRTADEGEAFKKLLIKEDLVFLTSKFNGAMVIIPAGNNPTEEDLTLACRFAVRYSKGKDEESVEVKYGNVSTEFNKFKNVDSVTQKELEEYNLNK